One Paraburkholderia phymatum STM815 genomic window, CCGCTTCGTTGTCGAAGTCAAACCACCAGTACGGCCGCGCGCTATGGGTGCGGCCGTAGGCGACGAACGGAAAGTCCCACTCCTGGAGAAGCGCGATCCGCCTGTCGTTCACTAGCGTGCGCGCGACGATCAGGCCGTCGACCGACCGGCCTTCCACAAGGCGCCGATAGGTTTCCAGCTCTGCGTTCGGCCGCGCAGATGCAATGATCAGGTCCATGTCACGTTCGCCGAGCGCCTCGGTAATACCCGCCACGACCTCGCAAAAACGAGGATCGCCCAGATCGCCGGCACCGAACGGATACACGATGCCAATCGCGTCGGCGCGACCCGTCGCCAGCCTGCGCGCTGTCGGATCCGCCTGGTAGCCGAGCGCCCGTGCGGCCTCGATCACTCGCTGTCGAGTTGCCTCGCTCACATCGTCATAACCGTTCAGTGCACGGCTGACCGTCGTCCTGGACAGACCCAACGCGCTCGCCAGCGCCTTCAGATTTGTTTTCGCCACTCATCCCTCGCGGTTTTGCGTCTCTCACCACGCCACTGTGTCGATGTGATGAGAAGACCCGCTAATTCTACGGTATTAAATTGCTTTTTGACTTCAAAACCGGTTTGGCCTAAGATCCAAACCGATTTGGAAATATTCAGTAACTTAACCTCGAGGACGCTCACATGAACGTTGGCCACCACCCGCGGGTCCCCCGGATCACCCCCCGGCTGCGCGCGCACTTCCTGTCGGCAGCGGTGCTGTCGGCTGTTGCCCTACCGGCGCTGGCTCAGACTGCAACGCCAGGCTTCCCCGCGCCGACGCCGCACTCGCAGCAGGCATACGACCCCGAGAGCAGTTTCACGATGCGCTGGACCCGTGCCGACATCCGTCAGATCAAGGCGCAGTCGCATGCCGCGACGGCGGCGGACAAGAACTCGCTGCCGCTTTCGCTGACCATGCCGGACATCCCGCAGGATTTCCCGCTGATCAATCCGAACGTCTGGGTGTGGGACACGTGGCCGCTGGCCGACATGCGGGCGAACCAGCTGGCGTACAAGGGCTGGGAGGTGATCTTTTCGCTGACGGCCGATCCGCATGCCGGCTATACGTTCGACGACCGTCACGTTCACGCGCGCATCGGCTTCTTCTACCGCCGCGCGGGCATTCCCGCATCGCAGCGACCCGCGAACGGCGGCTGGACCTGGGGCGGCCATCTGTTCCCGGACGGTGCGAGCGTCAAGGTATTCGGCACGTCGCCGATGACCGACAACGCCGAATGGTCGGGCTCGGCGCGTCTCACGCACGGCGACAACGTCAGCCTCTACTACACCGCGACGTCGTTCAACCGTTCGGCCCCCGGCGGCGCCGACATTACGCCGCCGCAGGCGATCATCACGCGCGCCGACGGTCACATCCACGCCGACGACAGTCATGTGTGGTTCTCAGGCTTCGACGATCACCAGGCATTGCTCAAGCCGGACGGCACCTACTACCAGACCGGCGAGCAGAACACCTACTTCTCATACCGGGATCCGTTCGTGTTCATCGATCCCGCGCATCCAGGCAAGACCTACATGGTGTTCGAAGGCAACACGGGCGGTCCGCGCGGCGCGCGCACCTGTACGGAAGCCGACCTCGGCTATGCGCCGAACGATCCGCAACGGGAAGACCTGAACGCGGTGATGAACTCGGGCGCGGCGTATCAGAAGGCCAATGTTGGTCTCGCGGTCGCGACGAATCCGCAACTGACCGAATGGAAGTTCCTGCCACCGATCCTGTCGGCGAACTGCGTCGATGATCAGACCGAGCGCCCGCAGATTTACCTGAAGGACGGCAAGTACTACCTGTTCACGATCAGCCACCGCACAACGATGGCAGCAGGCGTTGACGGACCGGACGGTGTCTACGGCTTCGTCGGCAACGGCATCCGCAGCGACTTCTTGCCGCTGAACGGCGGCAGCGGCCTCGTACTCGGCAACCCGACCGACTTTTCCGCCCCGGCGGGTGCGCCGTACGCGCAGGACCCGAACCAGAACCCGCGCGAGTTCCAGTCGTACTCGCACTACGTGATGCCGGGTGGTCTCGTCGAGTCGTTTATCGATGCAATCGGCTCGCGGCGCGGCGGCACGCTTGCGCCGACCGTCAAGATCAACATCAACGGTGACACGACGGTCGTGGACCGGACGTATGGCAAGGGCGGTCTCGGCGGCTACGGCGACATTCCCGCAAACCAGTCGGCGCCCGGCAATGGAAACGGGCAGGGCGGCAACAGCCAGTAAGCCTGCTCATGAGGCTTGCGGCCGCCGTTTGCTGCAAGCCTCGACGGTCCCGATCCGCTCGCGCCGCCGATGTGCGTGCGCGGTCGCTCTATGTGAGTGCCGCCATGAAGTTCTGGATTCCCGAATTGACCACCCGCAAGCGTCCCGTGTATCTGGAGGTGGTCCACGAAATCGAAGCCGCGATTGACGCGGGCACGTTGCGACCTGGCGATGCGTTGCCACCACAACGTCTGCTCGCCGATTTTCTGGGTCTGCACGTCAATACGGTCAACCGGGCGTTGCGCGAGACCGCGCGCCGCGGCCTGACTGCCGGCAATCGCCGGCACGGCACGGTCGTGAGTGGATCTTCCGGGCGGGAACGCCATAGTTGATAAGACGACATTCGATGCACGACTCGCAACACCGATTCTTCTTCAGCTCGCGCGTGCTGTCGTCGTGGCTCTTTGCCGCGCTGGCCGCCGTCACCGCATGCGTGCCAACCTCTTCGTCCCTTGCCCA contains:
- a CDS encoding glycoside hydrolase family 68 protein, yielding MNVGHHPRVPRITPRLRAHFLSAAVLSAVALPALAQTATPGFPAPTPHSQQAYDPESSFTMRWTRADIRQIKAQSHAATAADKNSLPLSLTMPDIPQDFPLINPNVWVWDTWPLADMRANQLAYKGWEVIFSLTADPHAGYTFDDRHVHARIGFFYRRAGIPASQRPANGGWTWGGHLFPDGASVKVFGTSPMTDNAEWSGSARLTHGDNVSLYYTATSFNRSAPGGADITPPQAIITRADGHIHADDSHVWFSGFDDHQALLKPDGTYYQTGEQNTYFSYRDPFVFIDPAHPGKTYMVFEGNTGGPRGARTCTEADLGYAPNDPQREDLNAVMNSGAAYQKANVGLAVATNPQLTEWKFLPPILSANCVDDQTERPQIYLKDGKYYLFTISHRTTMAAGVDGPDGVYGFVGNGIRSDFLPLNGGSGLVLGNPTDFSAPAGAPYAQDPNQNPREFQSYSHYVMPGGLVESFIDAIGSRRGGTLAPTVKININGDTTVVDRTYGKGGLGGYGDIPANQSAPGNGNGQGGNSQ
- a CDS encoding GntR family transcriptional regulator, with the protein product MKFWIPELTTRKRPVYLEVVHEIEAAIDAGTLRPGDALPPQRLLADFLGLHVNTVNRALRETARRGLTAGNRRHGTVVSGSSGRERHS